From the genome of Phreatobacter cathodiphilus, one region includes:
- a CDS encoding AAA family ATPase, whose product MTAETAERMEDAIVRAAETTAAQVRAARGNISAVIFGQQSVIDRALITVLSGGHALLVGLPGLAKTKLVETMGTVLGLDARRIQFTPDLMPSDILGSEVLEEAAGGKRAFRFVKGPVFTQLLMADEINRASPRTQSALLQSMQEHHVTVAGETYDLPRPFHVLATQNPLEQEGTYPLPEAQLDRFLMQIDVDYPDLEAERKILFDTTGSEESRPKQALTAEDLMAAQRLVRRLPAGESVVEAILQLVRSARPGAAKGELADAIAWGPGPRASQALMLAVRARALLDGRLAPSIDDVVALAEPVLKHRMALSFSARADGLTVEKTIAALVKPIG is encoded by the coding sequence ATGACCGCCGAGACCGCCGAACGCATGGAAGACGCCATCGTCCGCGCCGCGGAAACCACCGCCGCGCAGGTGCGCGCGGCCCGCGGCAACATCTCCGCGGTCATCTTCGGCCAGCAGTCCGTCATCGACCGCGCCCTCATCACCGTTCTCTCGGGCGGCCATGCGCTGCTCGTCGGCCTGCCCGGCCTCGCCAAGACCAAGCTGGTCGAGACCATGGGCACGGTGCTCGGCCTCGACGCCCGCCGCATCCAGTTCACACCGGACCTGATGCCTTCCGACATCCTCGGCTCCGAGGTGCTGGAGGAGGCGGCCGGCGGCAAGCGCGCCTTCCGCTTCGTGAAGGGCCCGGTCTTCACCCAGCTCCTCATGGCGGACGAGATCAACCGCGCCTCGCCGCGCACCCAGTCGGCCCTGCTCCAGTCCATGCAGGAGCACCACGTGACGGTCGCCGGCGAGACCTACGACCTGCCGCGGCCGTTCCACGTCCTCGCCACCCAGAACCCGCTGGAGCAGGAGGGCACCTATCCCCTACCCGAGGCCCAGCTCGACCGCTTCCTGATGCAGATCGACGTCGACTATCCCGATCTCGAGGCCGAACGGAAGATCCTGTTCGACACCACCGGTTCCGAGGAATCGCGGCCCAAGCAGGCGCTGACCGCCGAGGACCTGATGGCCGCCCAGCGCCTGGTGCGCCGCCTGCCGGCCGGCGAGTCGGTCGTCGAGGCCATCCTCCAGCTCGTCCGCTCCGCCCGTCCCGGCGCCGCCAAGGGCGAACTCGCCGACGCCATCGCATGGGGCCCGGGCCCGCGCGCCTCGCAGGCGCTGATGCTGGCGGTGCGCGCCCGCGCCCTGCTCGACGGGCGGCTCGCCCCCTCCATCGACGACGTGGTGGCCCTCGCCGAGCCGGTCCTCAAGCACCGCATGGCGCTCTCCTTCTCCGCCCGCGCCGACGGGCTGACGGTGGAGAAGACCATCGCCGCCCTGGTCAAGCCGATCGGCTGA
- a CDS encoding DUF58 domain-containing protein — MRDGEMLAAALPRLVLEARRVASTVVHGLHGRRRAGSGENFWQFRRFSSGEPASRIDWRRSGRDQHLYVREREWEAAHTVWIWPDCSASMQFVSPLAWETKRDRCIVLAFALAEIMVRGGERVGIPGIMRPTASRAIIDRMADALLAVPNLAAASLPPRAPVSRLSEVVILSDCLVPLETFRDEIKSLASAGSRGHVLMINDPIEETFPYKGRVEFEELEDSLTITAGRAETWRDDYVARLAAHRAALRQDCDSRGWSFGIHRTDQPPATAILALHQRMGPGSRDAAPRIGGA; from the coding sequence ATGCGCGACGGCGAGATGCTGGCGGCCGCCCTGCCGCGGCTGGTGCTGGAGGCGCGGCGCGTCGCCTCCACCGTCGTGCACGGGCTGCACGGCCGCCGCCGCGCCGGATCGGGTGAGAATTTCTGGCAGTTCCGGCGCTTCTCCAGCGGCGAGCCGGCGAGCCGCATCGACTGGCGCCGCTCGGGGCGCGACCAGCACCTCTACGTCCGCGAGCGCGAATGGGAGGCGGCCCACACCGTCTGGATCTGGCCGGACTGCTCGGCCTCCATGCAGTTCGTTTCGCCCCTCGCCTGGGAGACCAAGCGCGACCGCTGCATCGTCCTCGCCTTCGCCCTGGCCGAGATCATGGTGCGCGGCGGCGAACGCGTCGGCATTCCCGGCATCATGAGGCCGACCGCGAGCCGCGCCATCATCGACCGCATGGCCGATGCCCTCCTCGCCGTGCCCAACCTCGCCGCCGCCAGCCTGCCGCCTCGCGCGCCGGTCTCGCGCCTCTCCGAGGTCGTCATCCTCTCCGACTGCCTGGTGCCGCTGGAGACCTTCCGCGACGAGATCAAGAGCCTCGCCTCCGCCGGGTCCCGCGGCCACGTGCTGATGATCAACGATCCGATCGAGGAGACCTTCCCGTACAAGGGTCGTGTCGAGTTCGAGGAGCTGGAGGACAGCCTGACCATCACCGCGGGCCGCGCCGAAACCTGGCGGGACGACTACGTGGCGCGCCTCGCCGCGCACCGCGCGGCGCTGCGCCAGGACTGCGACAGCCGCGGCTGGAGCTTCGGCATTCACCGCACCGACCAGCCTCCGGCGACCGCCATCCTCGCCCTGCACCAGCGCATGGGGCCGGGTTCGCGCGATGCGGCTCCGCGGATCGGGGGCGCCTGA
- a CDS encoding DUF4159 domain-containing protein produces MLGLPLAFASPLVLFALAALPALWWLLRLVPPRPRRVRFPPTRILMDIAPKEETPSNSPWWLTLLRLLLAAIIILAMAGPLWNPPAATSGGRGPVLLLMDDGWPSAASFEQRQRVAGEIVASAESAGRAIALVPTARPVIDIALETPSSVRERLRSLEPQPHTPDRTAILPALQKFLGAQPEAEIVWLSDGTDTGRGEAFVSQLAPLVRGRSVTVFEGGTPPPLALAGATNTAGGFNAKVLRPEGGPARPGRVRALDSRGLPLGEAAFAFEDGKTEADVRFELPVEIRNEITRMDILSERSAGAVQLVDSRWARRTIGVVSGASTDVAQPLLSPTYYLGRALDPFADIRTVEGASPSEAIIRFIEGRVPMIVLTDVGTVTPVARDALNRFIDNGGILLRFAGTRLAGAQNDDLVPVRLRRGGRQLGGALSWETPQALAPFGRESPFADIAVPADVRVRRQVLAEPDGLLADKTWAQLADGTPLVTAEKRGQGLLILFHVTADTSWSDLPISGAFVDMLKRIAGLSAAGRPAAEGLAAVPGQPRASERVAPTRVLDGFGGFVRPPATARPIPADWREPATFDYPPGFYGPQEGTIAVNTLGPEERLKRLDVGPLNATIERYRLGEPVDLRSPLVVTALILLLADGLIVLLIAGGLAQLMAGRRGRTAAWLLLAGGALALAGQPAEAQTRRSQERPIISTGNPADDAAIRATQSTRLAYVVTGSREVDDVSRAGLEGLTRFLSARTALEPAQPQGVDIARDELAFFPVLYWPVVAGAEEPAPQALLKLDAYMKQGGMVIFDTRDALTARPGQASPAQATLRRILAGLDIPELEAVPRDHVLARAFFILREFPGRYADGVTWVEAIPPAGDDEAARPARASDSVSPIVITANDLASAWAIDRQGNPLLPVQGEARQRELSFRFGVNLVMYALTGNYKTDQVHVPALLERLGN; encoded by the coding sequence ATGCTCGGCCTGCCCCTCGCCTTCGCCTCGCCCCTGGTGCTCTTCGCCCTCGCTGCGCTGCCGGCGCTCTGGTGGCTGCTGCGCCTCGTGCCGCCGCGCCCGCGCCGCGTCCGCTTTCCCCCGACGCGCATCCTCATGGACATCGCGCCGAAGGAGGAAACGCCGTCGAACAGCCCCTGGTGGCTGACCTTGCTGCGGCTGCTGCTCGCCGCGATCATCATCCTCGCCATGGCGGGTCCCCTGTGGAACCCGCCGGCGGCGACCTCCGGCGGCCGCGGTCCCGTTCTTCTGTTGATGGACGACGGCTGGCCCTCGGCCGCCTCCTTCGAACAGCGCCAGCGGGTGGCCGGCGAGATCGTCGCCTCTGCCGAAAGCGCCGGCCGTGCCATAGCGCTCGTGCCCACCGCCCGCCCGGTGATCGACATCGCGCTGGAGACGCCCTCCTCGGTCCGCGAGCGTCTGCGCTCCCTCGAGCCGCAGCCCCATACGCCGGATCGCACCGCCATCCTGCCGGCGCTGCAGAAGTTCCTCGGCGCCCAGCCGGAGGCGGAGATCGTATGGCTCTCCGATGGCACCGATACCGGCCGCGGCGAAGCCTTCGTTAGCCAGCTCGCACCGCTGGTGCGGGGCCGCAGCGTCACCGTCTTCGAGGGCGGCACGCCCCCTCCCCTCGCACTCGCCGGTGCCACCAACACCGCCGGCGGCTTCAACGCCAAGGTCCTGCGCCCGGAGGGCGGTCCCGCCCGGCCGGGCCGCGTCCGCGCCCTCGACAGCCGCGGCCTGCCGCTCGGCGAGGCGGCCTTCGCCTTCGAGGACGGCAAGACCGAGGCCGACGTGCGCTTCGAACTGCCGGTGGAGATCCGCAACGAGATCACCCGGATGGACATCCTCTCCGAGCGCTCGGCCGGCGCGGTCCAGCTCGTCGATTCGCGCTGGGCCCGGCGCACCATCGGCGTCGTTTCGGGCGCCAGCACCGACGTCGCCCAACCGCTCCTGTCGCCGACCTATTATCTCGGCCGCGCGCTCGACCCCTTCGCCGACATCCGCACCGTCGAGGGCGCCTCGCCTTCAGAGGCCATCATCCGCTTCATCGAGGGGCGCGTGCCGATGATCGTGCTGACCGACGTCGGCACGGTGACCCCCGTGGCGCGCGACGCCCTCAATCGCTTCATCGACAACGGCGGCATTCTGCTGCGCTTCGCCGGCACGCGCCTCGCGGGAGCCCAGAACGACGACCTCGTGCCGGTCCGGCTGCGGCGCGGCGGCCGCCAGCTGGGCGGCGCCCTGTCCTGGGAGACGCCGCAGGCCCTCGCCCCCTTCGGCCGCGAGAGCCCCTTCGCCGACATTGCGGTGCCGGCGGACGTGCGCGTGCGCCGCCAGGTGCTCGCCGAACCCGACGGGCTCCTGGCCGACAAGACCTGGGCGCAGCTCGCCGACGGCACGCCCCTGGTCACCGCCGAGAAGCGCGGCCAGGGCCTGCTCATCCTCTTCCATGTCACCGCGGACACGTCCTGGTCCGACCTGCCGATCTCCGGCGCCTTCGTCGACATGCTGAAGCGCATCGCCGGCCTCTCCGCCGCCGGCCGCCCGGCCGCCGAGGGCCTCGCCGCCGTGCCCGGCCAGCCCCGGGCGAGCGAGCGGGTCGCCCCCACCCGCGTGCTCGACGGCTTCGGCGGCTTCGTCCGCCCGCCCGCCACCGCCCGGCCTATCCCCGCCGACTGGCGCGAGCCCGCCACCTTCGACTATCCGCCGGGCTTCTACGGGCCGCAGGAGGGCACCATCGCCGTCAACACGCTGGGGCCCGAGGAGCGGTTGAAGCGGCTCGACGTCGGCCCCCTCAACGCCACGATCGAGCGGTATCGTCTGGGTGAACCCGTCGATCTCCGTTCCCCGCTGGTGGTGACCGCCCTGATCCTGCTTCTCGCCGACGGCCTGATCGTCCTTCTCATCGCCGGCGGCCTCGCCCAGCTCATGGCCGGCCGGCGCGGCCGCACGGCCGCCTGGCTCCTCCTTGCCGGCGGCGCCCTCGCACTCGCCGGCCAGCCGGCCGAGGCGCAGACCCGCCGCAGCCAGGAGCGGCCGATCATCTCCACCGGCAATCCGGCGGACGACGCCGCCATCCGCGCCACCCAGTCCACCCGCCTCGCCTATGTCGTCACCGGCTCGCGCGAGGTCGACGACGTCTCCCGCGCCGGGCTGGAGGGCCTCACCCGCTTCCTCTCGGCGCGCACCGCGCTGGAGCCGGCCCAGCCGCAGGGCGTCGACATCGCCCGCGACGAACTCGCCTTCTTCCCCGTCCTCTACTGGCCGGTGGTGGCGGGGGCCGAGGAGCCGGCGCCCCAGGCGCTGCTGAAGCTCGACGCCTACATGAAACAGGGCGGCATGGTGATCTTCGACACCCGCGACGCCCTCACCGCGCGCCCCGGCCAGGCGAGCCCGGCCCAGGCGACGCTGCGCCGCATCCTCGCCGGCCTCGATATCCCCGAGCTCGAGGCGGTGCCGCGAGACCACGTGCTGGCGCGCGCCTTCTTCATCCTGCGCGAGTTTCCCGGCCGCTATGCCGACGGCGTCACCTGGGTCGAGGCCATCCCGCCGGCGGGCGACGACGAGGCGGCGCGTCCGGCACGGGCCTCCGACTCGGTCTCGCCCATCGTCATCACCGCCAACGACCTCGCCTCGGCCTGGGCCATCGACCGCCAGGGCAATCCGCTGCTCCCCGTTCAGGGCGAGGCGCGCCAGCGCGAGCTGTCCTTCCGCTTCGGCGTCAACCTCGTCATGTATGCCCTGACCGGCAACTACAAGACCGACCAGGTCCACGTCCCCGCCCTGCTCGAACGACTGGGGAACTGA
- a CDS encoding MFS transporter gives MGMGRWGEVGVLAVARMSMGAQLQVVGALGPLLIGTLAADWAALGSLIGAYSLAGIVMALPAGMLLARLGDRPVVLAGVGLMGLGGMILAISPDFSTAIAGRLVSGVGGTLLTIAGAKMVLDRFTGPAVAMAMGMMLMAWPFGIGLALLVIPLFGEEWRLGLWWSAGFCILAFLLLVVTIRRSRTVAGQPPRLSLHRHEWLPLLALGVVWAGYNAAFAVAVGFTPAFLVAGGASRAEAGMLASLIGFSILPLQPFGGALAERLGRPMLATVACIVGMVAALAATALGAPAWLTLPLFGLLAAPPSSLIMVFAGKVLSAETRAFGMGVLYTLFYLGLALLPPVAGWVRDLTGSAGAPLLAAAGFLAFCLIGLAVHAAATRTVPAAAR, from the coding sequence ATGGGCATGGGTCGCTGGGGCGAGGTGGGCGTGCTGGCGGTCGCCCGCATGTCGATGGGCGCGCAGTTGCAGGTCGTCGGCGCGCTCGGGCCGCTGCTGATCGGGACGCTCGCCGCGGACTGGGCGGCGCTCGGTTCGCTGATCGGCGCCTATTCGCTCGCCGGTATCGTCATGGCACTTCCGGCGGGGATGCTGCTGGCGCGTCTCGGCGACCGGCCCGTCGTCCTGGCGGGAGTGGGCCTCATGGGCCTCGGCGGGATGATCCTCGCCATCTCCCCTGATTTCAGCACCGCCATCGCCGGACGCCTCGTATCCGGCGTCGGCGGCACCTTGCTGACCATCGCCGGCGCCAAGATGGTGCTCGACCGTTTCACGGGGCCCGCCGTGGCCATGGCGATGGGCATGATGCTCATGGCTTGGCCTTTCGGCATCGGCCTCGCCCTGCTCGTCATTCCGCTCTTCGGCGAGGAATGGCGGCTCGGCCTGTGGTGGTCGGCCGGCTTCTGCATCCTCGCCTTTCTCCTGCTGGTCGTGACGATCCGTCGTTCCCGCACGGTGGCGGGGCAGCCGCCGCGACTGTCCCTGCACCGGCACGAATGGCTGCCGCTGCTGGCACTCGGCGTCGTGTGGGCCGGCTACAACGCCGCCTTCGCCGTGGCCGTCGGCTTCACTCCGGCCTTTCTGGTCGCCGGCGGGGCGAGCCGCGCCGAAGCCGGCATGCTCGCCTCGCTGATCGGTTTTTCCATCCTGCCGCTTCAGCCGTTCGGTGGCGCCCTGGCGGAGCGTCTCGGCCGGCCGATGCTCGCCACCGTCGCCTGTATCGTCGGCATGGTCGCAGCCCTCGCCGCGACCGCCCTCGGTGCGCCGGCCTGGCTGACGCTGCCGCTGTTCGGCCTGCTGGCGGCGCCACCCTCCAGCCTCATCATGGTGTTCGCCGGCAAGGTCCTTTCGGCCGAGACGCGCGCCTTCGGAATGGGTGTTCTTTACACGCTCTTCTATCTGGGGCTGGCGCTGCTGCCGCCCGTCGCAGGCTGGGTGCGTGACCTCACAGGGTCAGCCGGCGCACCGCTTCTGGCGGCGGCCGGCTTCCTCGCCTTCTGCCTGATCGGTCTCGCGGTTCACGCCGCAGCGACGCGCACCGTCCCTGCGGCGGCACGATAG
- a CDS encoding GNAT family N-acetyltransferase — MTDLSLDLALETPSDHAAIERLHERAFGPGRFARTAFRLREGVDPYHSLCFTARVGTLLVGSIRLSPVEIGRGVAAVLLGPITIDPAFQGKGIGGALMRRAMETARREGHRLVMLVGDAPYYERFGFIVVQPGRLALPGPVDPGRLLVAELVPGAFDGVAGRVRGGRVPA, encoded by the coding sequence ATGACCGACCTGTCGCTCGACCTCGCCCTCGAGACACCCTCCGATCACGCCGCCATCGAGCGGCTCCACGAACGCGCCTTCGGCCCCGGCCGCTTCGCGCGCACCGCCTTCCGCCTGCGCGAGGGCGTGGACCCCTATCATTCGCTCTGCTTCACGGCGCGGGTCGGCACGCTGCTGGTCGGCTCCATCCGCCTGTCGCCGGTCGAGATCGGCCGCGGCGTGGCGGCTGTGCTGCTCGGGCCCATCACCATCGACCCGGCCTTCCAGGGCAAGGGCATCGGCGGCGCTCTCATGCGGCGTGCCATGGAGACCGCGCGGCGCGAGGGCCACCGCCTCGTCATGCTCGTGGGGGATGCGCCCTATTACGAGCGCTTCGGCTTCATCGTCGTCCAGCCCGGAAGGCTCGCCCTTCCCGGTCCGGTCGATCCCGGCCGCCTTTTGGTGGCGGAACTGGTGCCGGGCGCCTTCGACGGCGTCGCCGGCCGGGTGCGGGGCGGCCGCGTTCCGGCCTAA
- a CDS encoding MFS transporter: MQDVAKRGFFGWTVVWGAFTLAVCGWGLGFYGPPIYLHVIHQTRGWPLGLVAAAVTTHYLAGALTVANLPALHARWGLARVTRAGAVALALGVLGWSLASAPWQLFLAALVSGLGWATLGAAAVNAIVAPWFSRNRPKALAWAYNGASFGGILMSPLWVLAIQVAGFPLAAAIIAALVIAILWILAGRVFVHSPGSLGQRPDGDGEAAAEAALAAPDHPALPAAALWRDRRFISLAAATALGLFAQAGLLAHLFSLVVPALGEVRAGIAMAASTLAAVAGRTVLSWVMPADADRRLVAAASYAVQVAGCGALLLSRGTDPWLIWSGVALFGLGIGNLVYLPPLIAQTEFARVDVPRVVALTAALGQGLYAFAPALFGLVRELAPAGSGAGDAPFVHGLAALVFVAAIAALLAGRPR; encoded by the coding sequence ATGCAGGACGTGGCGAAGCGGGGTTTTTTCGGCTGGACGGTGGTCTGGGGCGCTTTCACGCTCGCCGTCTGCGGCTGGGGTCTCGGCTTCTATGGGCCGCCCATCTATCTCCACGTCATCCATCAGACCCGCGGCTGGCCGCTCGGCCTCGTCGCCGCCGCCGTCACGACCCATTACCTCGCCGGCGCGCTGACGGTCGCCAACCTCCCGGCGCTGCATGCCCGCTGGGGCCTCGCCCGCGTGACGCGGGCGGGCGCCGTCGCCCTCGCCCTGGGCGTCCTCGGCTGGAGCCTGGCGAGCGCCCCGTGGCAGCTCTTTCTCGCCGCCCTCGTCAGCGGCCTCGGCTGGGCGACCCTCGGCGCCGCGGCGGTCAACGCCATCGTCGCCCCCTGGTTCTCGCGGAACCGGCCGAAGGCACTCGCCTGGGCCTATAACGGCGCCAGCTTCGGCGGCATCCTCATGTCGCCGCTCTGGGTGCTCGCCATCCAGGTCGCAGGCTTTCCGCTCGCCGCCGCGATCATCGCCGCGCTGGTGATCGCCATCCTCTGGATCCTCGCCGGCCGGGTCTTCGTGCATTCGCCCGGTTCGCTCGGCCAGCGCCCGGACGGCGACGGCGAAGCCGCGGCCGAGGCCGCCTTAGCGGCGCCCGACCATCCCGCCCTGCCCGCCGCCGCGCTGTGGCGGGACCGCCGCTTCATCAGCCTCGCCGCAGCCACGGCGCTCGGCCTCTTCGCCCAGGCGGGCCTGCTCGCCCATCTCTTCTCGCTCGTCGTACCGGCTCTGGGGGAAGTCAGGGCCGGCATCGCCATGGCCGCCTCCACCCTCGCGGCCGTCGCCGGCCGCACCGTCCTCTCCTGGGTGATGCCGGCCGATGCCGACCGCCGACTCGTCGCCGCGGCAAGCTATGCCGTCCAGGTCGCCGGCTGCGGCGCCCTCCTCCTGTCCCGCGGCACCGATCCCTGGCTGATCTGGAGCGGCGTCGCCCTCTTCGGCCTCGGCATCGGCAATCTCGTCTACCTGCCGCCGCTCATCGCCCAGACCGAATTCGCCCGCGTGGACGTGCCGCGGGTCGTCGCGCTGACGGCCGCCCTCGGCCAGGGCCTCTATGCCTTCGCTCCCGCCCTGTTCGGCCTGGTGCGTGAACTCGCCCCGGCGGGTTCCGGGGCGGGAGACGCGCCCTTCGTCCACGGCCTGGCGGCGCTGGTCTTCGTCGCCGCCATCGCGGCGCTGCTGGCCGGTCGGCCGCGCTGA
- a CDS encoding NUDIX domain-containing protein has protein sequence MFLLSPDRRSPLTPLLHLYWRFTRGMTLGVRACVVDAGGRILLVRHSYTPGWHFPGGGVEVGQTVEEALAVELREEAHVALRGDPAFVGLYLNARTSPRDHVALFRVEAFEQTSPFVPTREILEAAFFPRDGLPEGVTRGTRERMAELFDGRPRSPHW, from the coding sequence ATGTTCCTGCTCAGCCCCGACCGGCGCTCCCCGCTGACACCCTTGCTCCATCTCTACTGGCGCTTCACCCGCGGCATGACGCTGGGGGTGCGCGCCTGCGTCGTCGATGCAGGGGGACGCATCCTGCTCGTCCGGCACAGCTACACCCCCGGCTGGCACTTTCCCGGCGGCGGGGTCGAAGTCGGCCAGACGGTAGAGGAGGCGCTGGCGGTGGAATTGCGGGAGGAGGCCCATGTGGCCCTGCGGGGCGATCCGGCCTTCGTCGGGCTCTACCTCAACGCCCGGACATCGCCGCGCGACCATGTCGCGCTGTTCCGGGTCGAGGCCTTCGAACAGACCTCGCCCTTCGTGCCGACGCGGGAAATCCTGGAGGCGGCGTTCTTTCCGCGCGACGGGCTGCCGGAGGGCGTCACCCGCGGCACGCGCGAGCGCATGGCCGAACTGTTCGACGGCCGCCCGCGCAGTCCCCACTGGTGA
- a CDS encoding metallophosphoesterase family protein yields the protein MFRLAHLSDPHIGPLPEPGWRALMNKRLTGYLNWRRNRATHHRMDVLDRLLDDVVRAGVDHVAVTGDLINLGLPDEYTAARTLLWRIGPPERVSFVPGNHDAYMRETVPGIVHHWRPWFLGDGVAETDGGYAFPYTRVRGPVALVGVNSGVPTPPFLATGLLGHRQIAALADELETLGRQGLARLVLIHHPPFEIGFQKRLGDHRELAAMLAKVGAEAVLHGHTHQGTLREIRGPAGPIPVIGVPSASAAPGGRAEPAAWNLVTVKGEPGAFQVAVERRPVA from the coding sequence ATGTTCCGCCTCGCCCATCTCTCCGACCCGCATATCGGCCCGCTGCCGGAACCCGGCTGGCGGGCGCTGATGAACAAGCGCCTGACCGGCTATCTCAACTGGCGGCGCAACCGCGCGACCCATCACCGGATGGACGTTCTCGACCGGCTGCTCGACGACGTCGTCCGCGCTGGGGTGGACCATGTCGCGGTCACCGGCGACCTCATCAATCTCGGCCTCCCCGATGAATATACGGCCGCCCGGACGCTGCTCTGGCGCATCGGGCCGCCGGAGCGGGTCAGCTTCGTGCCGGGCAATCACGACGCCTATATGCGCGAGACGGTGCCCGGCATCGTCCATCACTGGCGGCCCTGGTTTCTCGGTGACGGCGTCGCCGAGACGGACGGCGGCTATGCCTTCCCCTACACGCGGGTGCGCGGGCCCGTGGCCCTCGTCGGCGTCAACAGCGGGGTGCCGACGCCGCCCTTCCTGGCAACCGGCCTCCTCGGGCACCGGCAGATCGCGGCGCTCGCGGACGAGCTGGAGACGCTTGGCCGGCAGGGCCTCGCCCGCCTCGTCCTCATCCACCACCCGCCCTTCGAGATCGGCTTCCAGAAGCGCCTCGGCGACCACCGGGAGCTCGCGGCCATGCTGGCGAAGGTCGGCGCTGAGGCGGTGCTCCACGGCCATACCCACCAGGGCACACTGCGCGAGATCCGCGGGCCGGCCGGCCCCATTCCGGTCATAGGCGTGCCCTCGGCCTCCGCCGCGCCGGGCGGGCGGGCCGAGCCGGCCGCCTGGAACCTCGTGACCGTGAAAGGCGAGCCCGGCGCCTTTCAGGTTGCGGTGGAGCGGCGCCCCGTCGCCTGA
- the fliJ gene encoding flagellar export protein FliJ: MKSRETLIRLKRFQVDEKRRQVAQIEMMIAEFERMANELDREIVAEQTRANVHDPAHYAYPTYAKAARQRRDNLMGSAGELKGQLDDAKAALAEAFEELKKVEILDERESARDRAADAVREQAEMDRIGLSRRGAYLGA; this comes from the coding sequence ATGAAGTCGCGAGAGACGTTGATCCGCCTGAAGCGCTTTCAGGTCGACGAAAAGCGCCGCCAGGTCGCGCAGATCGAGATGATGATCGCCGAGTTCGAGCGCATGGCGAACGAACTCGACCGTGAGATCGTGGCCGAGCAGACCCGGGCCAATGTGCATGACCCGGCGCACTACGCCTATCCGACCTATGCCAAGGCGGCGCGCCAGCGGCGCGACAATCTCATGGGCTCGGCAGGCGAACTGAAGGGCCAGCTCGACGACGCCAAGGCGGCGCTCGCCGAGGCCTTCGAGGAGCTGAAGAAGGTCGAGATCCTCGACGAGCGCGAGAGCGCCCGCGACCGTGCCGCCGACGCGGTGCGCGAGCAGGCGGAAATGGACCGCATCGGTCTTTCCAGACGTGGCGCCTATCTCGGCGCTTGA
- the fliI gene encoding flagellar protein export ATPase FliI, with protein sequence MRALADHIADIDSVSIYGRVSGVRGLMIEAAGPIHAMSVGARVTVETGSRPIPCEVVGFAGDQALLMPFAGLEGVRRGCKAMVSLAPAAVRPSQGWLGRVVNALGEPIDGKGPLPQGGFPMPFRADPPSAHTRRRVGAPLDLGVRALNTFLTCCRGQRMGIFAGSGVGKSVLLSMIARNVEADVSVIGLIGERGREVQEFLQEDLGAEGLARSVVVVATSDEPALMRKQAAYLTLSIAEYFRDMDQQVMLMMDSVTRFAMAQREIGLSAGEPPTAKGYTPTVFSELPRLLERAGPGPGEGAITAIFTVLVDGDDHNEPVADAVRGILDGHIVMERSIAERGRYPAINVLKSVSRTMPRSADPQYWPVIQKAKRTLATYADMEELIRLGAYRQGSSAEVDEAIRLQPALEAFLGQRKEEVAHIGEGYRRLAQILDGASA encoded by the coding sequence ATGCGCGCCCTCGCCGACCACATCGCCGACATCGATTCCGTCTCCATCTACGGCCGCGTCTCGGGCGTGCGCGGCCTGATGATCGAGGCGGCGGGGCCGATCCACGCCATGTCGGTCGGCGCGCGGGTCACGGTGGAGACGGGCTCCCGGCCGATCCCTTGTGAGGTCGTGGGCTTTGCCGGCGACCAGGCGCTGCTCATGCCCTTCGCCGGGCTCGAGGGCGTCAGACGCGGCTGCAAGGCCATGGTGTCGCTGGCCCCCGCTGCGGTGAGGCCCAGCCAGGGCTGGCTCGGCCGGGTGGTCAATGCGCTGGGTGAGCCTATCGACGGCAAGGGCCCGCTGCCGCAGGGCGGCTTTCCCATGCCGTTCCGCGCCGATCCGCCCTCGGCCCACACGCGCCGGCGCGTCGGCGCCCCGCTCGACCTCGGGGTGAGGGCGCTCAACACCTTCCTCACCTGCTGCCGGGGCCAGCGCATGGGCATCTTCGCCGGCTCCGGCGTTGGCAAGTCGGTGCTGCTGTCGATGATCGCCCGCAACGTCGAGGCCGACGTCTCGGTGATCGGGCTGATCGGCGAACGCGGCCGCGAGGTGCAGGAGTTCCTGCAGGAGGATCTCGGCGCGGAGGGCCTCGCCCGCTCCGTCGTCGTCGTCGCGACCTCGGACGAGCCGGCACTGATGCGCAAGCAGGCGGCCTATCTCACCCTGTCCATCGCCGAATATTTCCGCGATATGGACCAGCAGGTCATGCTGATGATGGATTCGGTGACGCGCTTCGCCATGGCTCAGCGCGAGATCGGCCTCTCCGCCGGCGAGCCGCCCACCGCCAAGGGCTATACGCCCACCGTCTTCTCCGAACTGCCGCGGCTGCTGGAACGCGCCGGGCCGGGTCCGGGGGAGGGCGCCATCACCGCCATCTTCACCGTGCTGGTCGACGGCGACGACCACAACGAACCGGTGGCGGACGCGGTGCGCGGCATTCTCGACGGCCATATCGTCATGGAGCGCTCCATCGCCGAGCGCGGGCGCTATCCCGCCATCAACGTGCTGAAGAGCGTGTCGCGCACCATGCCGCGCTCGGCCGATCCGCAATACTGGCCGGTGATCCAGAAGGCCAAGCGGACCCTCGCCACCTATGCCGACATGGAGGAGCTGATCCGGCTCGGCGCCTATCGCCAGGGCTCCTCCGCCGAGGTCGACGAGGCGATCCGCCTGCAGCCGGCGCTGGAGGCCTTTCTCGGCCAGCGCAAGGAGGAGGTCGCCCATATCGGCGAGGGCTATCGCCGGCTCGCCCAGATCCTGGACGGTGCGTCGGCGTGA